The sequence ATTTTGTAGTGGAGGCTACCAAACACAATTTTGTTGCGttccataaaattattttggagcACTTTTAGTTTGGAGGATATAAGCAGCAGAAcaagatatataatatattgatattCAAACAGATATGGTCCACGAGACTACGAGACTACGTCTATATCTTGGTACAAAACAAGTATCCAGAACTGGCGGAGCATAATCTGATGATACTACTATTGGCCATTGGCCAAGCAtccaagttaaaaaattcaaaatccttTAACCATTCCTCGCTAACAAAAGCTCGATCAATGCGTTTAAGTACAAGATCACAGCCGTGTCTATTATTTGTCTTAGGTGTAATGGGCGCCTTTAGCTTCATGGATTGGAGCCATTGCTTCCTGCTGCACACAGAGATGAAAAGCCATAGCCCCTTGTGGACAGTGGATGTTTTAAGGAGCTCTACATAGATAACCAAGTGTTTGCTAGTAACAACATAATTATCATTTTTGGCGATAACAAATGCATAATTCTCTTCTTCACAAAACTGCGACCCCACATTTCAGGTGCCCGGATAACAGATGCATAATTCCCTTCTTCACAAGACTGCGACCCCACACTTTAGGTGCCCCAAACCTGACAGACAAATCCCTAAAACTACAAGCAGTCAACTATTGCCCTTATTGTGAAGAATTCAAACCAACAGAACATGAATGCCAACCCATGTACATTGACATAGAAGCAGATAACTCCAACCCCCTTGATTATGACAACTATGTAGATACAGACTGACTCCCACCAACAGGCATGGTAGGCAGACACAGTTCATTAGCACACTCAAGACAGACATGTAGGTAAAAGAATCTCTACATTTCATCATGGCAAGATAGACAACTAAAGATGCCACATTTCATCATTACAAGAAGACAGAATAAGAGCAGAAAGATGATAGAAAGAAGAAATGATAGGAAGGAACCATCTAGGACAAGGCCTACATGATAAAACAAAAATGTCACTATTCAtgaaaagtttaaactattcaTTGAATAGTATCTTCTATTGATAGATTAACTAGGGTTTACTTTTCGCAAATAAAAGGTGGGTTTGGATCTACGTTTgagttttgcttttgctttttgtttttttttttttttttttctacacgcATTTCAGGTGACAAGTGCAACAGTGGAGTACTGTTCAATACTGTTTGGCCGTGTTTTTTTGACATTTCTGTCCATCAGTGGGCCTGTGCACTATTCATGAacccacaaattttatttttttatcaattttttcattaaaaatgggttccacagcactattcacacatttaaaaattattttgctacatgttttcagttttcagtttcaacaaaataagttctattcAAACACACCCAAAGTTACTTTTTAAGGCATATCATGATTCACTACTTCTACAAATAGTCAGGGCTCTTGATGAAAGAAGACGTGTCCTAATTCACTACTCACTCAGAAGGTCTAGTGTTAAGGTACATAGCCACATTCCACACCTCTTGCCATTTATTGAGACACGGTTGGTTGCCTATAAACAAAAGAGATATAAGTTATAaacatgtttctcaaaaataagttataaacATAGATCCACGGACCACTGCGTAAATTTGTACGTGCTACGTGGACCTAAACCTCTACAGATCCAAGAGATGATCCTTACGGTTCCATTGGAGGCTTATTTGAGCCAGCCTTTTAAAAGCCCCATAATCTCAGTTTGCAGATCAGGTATGCTCCATATTCTTCTTTTGTAACACCTTTTGTGTACTACTATGCTCGGCATTATCTCGCCTTGTAGTAAAGAGGTTGACGTTGAGTCAAACTGGTTAAATGGGTCTAGTCACTAGTGTAATTACTTGTGAGTACGGGCAAGGATGAGGTGGATGATTATTCTAATGGAGTGGGCTTTCTCCTTTTGGGCTCACCATGGCAAAATTATAGAGCCAGGTATCTGGGTCAAGTCCTTTTATAGGGATCGCATGCAGCCCCAAGTTCAATAAAGTGGACCTGGATTAGAGTGTGCACTTTGTGTGAGGAGCTTGATAAATGTTtcactaaaatgaaaattacatcATTTAAGTTGggataattttgattttgatcgtTACcgtttcaaattttggatttagtGTCGAGCATTTGATAGAGTTTTGAATTATTTCCTTCTGGCCATGCTTATTAATGACGTGTTTATTAAATGATAATTAAACTCAAAACTTCGTAGTATTAAGATGCAAAACTATGTACTTCTAAAcatggtagaaaaaaaaaattcctattttttattcacattatatataaaaatgtatttCTTTCACGTGTTTTATCCTCTTAAAGCAAACCTCTCCTGCTTCGATTAAGGATCCTccatttcaattaaaaaatactcCCTCCATTTTAAGTGACATGGAGTGGatcattttttttgcaaaaataacaCTCCACATGGCAAAGAATTGAGAAAGCATGATAATGATATTATATTGATGGTGAAACAcccaaaaatgacaaaatacatTAATTTTAGACTTTCATGATAGGTGAAACTAAATCCAATGTCATGtcctttaaaaatttaaatgacataacACTTTGTACTCTATTAGattcaagaaataaaatctCAATTGTAAATAGACTCTCCATTTTGAGTTAATTGAAGAGGATCATGTTCTTATTTCCGCACTAGTTTATCAAATCCACTCAATGAGAAAGTCGCCATGAATGAGGCTTAAGCTAGTTGAAGCTCAAAGCTAAACATTGCCATCTTTGATTTTTCTCAGGACCAAGACAAAAGGACAAGCATGGTACCTCGACTATGAGCATAGCCACTAAGTGCAAACCAAGTCATAAATGATGGTCAGCCTCGTATTACAACACTTTAAATCTCTCAAGGTTttatcctctctttctctctccttcatatttttctttttctagatAGTAACATTTTATAGCCTTTTTTTGGTTGCTCATAAAATGAGGCAAGGGATATGAAATTTTGGGGttgtttggtttcaaaaagtgGTGTAtctactttttgttttctttattctatatttaaatcctgaatttgaataaataaataaaaaaaaacacttatttttacATTTAGGAATGTTTGGTAAGTTGTTTTGAATACATAATTTAGGTGTAGAATACATCATATCTAGgtttggtcattattttctattaaataaaaaaagtaacttttcTCACTCACACATATCacatcactaaaaaaaaaaaaagggtaactttgtattttcacaatatttacgAATATGCCATTGTATTCGTATACATGAAAATCGTTGAAAAGTTGTATTCAAATCTAACTTTTAGGATACTAAAAATGAAAGCtgaataaaaatactaaaatgaaaccaatttttttaatgatgggacctactaaaaattgaaaataaaaataaaaaacagtgCTTTTTTCAACTAACCAAATAGGCGCTATGCGTATTTAGAAATTTGGAATTGAATTtggagaattattttttatatgacatttgcttttctatcttttcatatagatcaataatttttatatttgcttacatgttctttttaaataatattagcTTGTAGCTTTATGTATATACACGTGATATATCTACAAATAAGCACAACTAGATAATAGATATAATGTTTGTATAtatgaaaatacaaaatagatataaaaaaaaaaaaaagggagggggggTTGGGTTGAGGAACCGTGCTTTGTTTGCCATAAATAAACTTGCCTAAAAAAGGTTTGTTAGCTGCTTCAGGAGACTAGAATGTATACAAGGAAttctatatatagtagactagaAACCTCTTGATCTGATCCTTTCTCCAGGTAATACGATCTTTAAATATGCAACCATTCTCATGTGATTTAAACCAGGAAAGTTTAAACTAgattaaatacatatataaaattataaacaacatttttttttttttttgggtagaacgAACTTCAGAGCTGTTAACCGAGATCACTCAGTTCAAAAACTAAGCAATGGCATCTAATTAAGATACAAAACGATTTCACAAGGTACAACAGAATAAACTAAAAAGCCTATGTCCTCTTCTTGGTTACTTCCAAAATTAGCTAACACATCGACACAATGTTTGACTTCATGTAAGACATGCTTCAGACTGTATTGCTCAAGCTTGTTCAGCAACCACCTACAATCAAATTAAAGAGGAGAGAGATCTATTAGAAGAAGAGTTGGAGTTGACTATGTCCACAACAGATTTAGGATACAACTCTATTAGAAGAAGACTGGGAGTTGACTAAAGTCCACAACAGATTTAGCCTACGAGTCTATTTCAAGACTCTTGAACCCCAACTTAGAAGCCAAGATTAGCATAGAACTCAGCAACCACGTAGGAAGAAGCCCCTATAAATCTAGAGAATCCACAAATCTTCATAGTACTTATTAATCTAACCTTCatgctatgtttggaagtttggagggagaggagagtagttgggaggagagtagaggagaATGGTTATCCTCTAccttatttgaatgtttttaaaattaagtaagggGAGGGGAATAATTAACCCTttcatagtttgtaattttgttaatatggtaaGGATAAATTTGGTAATTCATTTGGTTAAAAATTTCTATGTTCTACTTTTCCTCCAAATCTCTCAAATTtaggggaattaaaaatgaggggttagaagtAGTAAAAACCCCTCCTctcttaaaaaacttccaaataaggtaatttaacttactctccctccctctactctactcccctctactctccctccatccaaacaagttATCAAggtttgtttaattttgagCACAAATTCCGGAAATACCATCCTATTACAAAAGGATTTAGCAAATCTATAGTCTTTGAGATTGTGAATAATGGGTTCATTACCTGAGTTGCAAACAGAACAAGTAGTGGTGCAATTAATGCCTCTCTTGGAAAGGACCTCTCTGACTGGTACTCTATCCAGCACACAGCCACAGCAAAATCTCAGTTCTGCTACTTCGGTTCAAACTTACATAAACAATACTACTATATTATGCATGCGTTGAAACACAACATTACGACAAAGTCTACAACTCAAACTTAAATAGTGTCAATGATGGAATAAACACTTCACATCACTGCAACAATGTCTAATAATTGTTACCAGAGAGGCCATTCTAGTGTCAATAAATGACCACATGAAATAACATGTTGAAACCTTCCATCgaaatttaaactaataacaTTAGTTATTGGATGTGAGACTTTATTAGAAGTATGGAATTACCTCGTTTGTCAAGCAACAAAAGATTGTATAGTGAGCAACAAAAGATTGTATAGTGAACAATCATCGTGGTCCTGATAGAATTGAAGGCAATAATGGAGTAGCTGCAACAATATGCACTTCCTGGTTATCAACTCCAGCTCTTGCGTTTAGTAAAGGTGCATTTGAGAAGAAATAATCTAGGTCTAATTCAACATTCATAACACCTTCAAAGACCTTAACCACCATGGACATAGAAGGCCTCTTTGTGAAATCATTTTGCAAACACCATGCTGCAACCCGCATCATATTCACAACTTCTTCTCCATGCAAGTGCATATCTTCACTATACTTATCAACCAAATCCAACAATCTGTCCTCCTTAaactttttcttaaataaatcaATTAGATGCATTGCTTCCTCTGGTTGAGAGCGATCAAAGTTTCTCCTTCCACACAATATCTCCAATAGCACTATTCCAAAGCTATAAACATCTACTTTTTCTGTAATTACTAAACTCAACCATTCTGGAGCCATATAACCAGGAGTCCCTCTCATAGTTGTCACAACTTGGCTCTGGTCATGATCAACTAGTTTAGACAATCCAAAATCAGAGACTTTTGCATTAAAGTTCTCATCCAAGAGGATGTTATGGGGTTTTATATCCATGCGAACAATCTTCTGCCTACATTCCTCATGCAAATAAGTTATTCCCCTTGCTATGTCAAGAGTGATCTTCTTTTTATGTTGCCAATCAAGTGACATCTCAATATTTTTGTGAAATATCCATTTATCTAAAGACCCATTAGACATGTATTCATAAACAAGAAGCTTATGAAATTTTTCAGCACAAAATCCAATCAGTCTTACCAAGTTGAGATGGTGAGTGCGGCCAATTGTCTCAACCTCAGCTAAAAATGATTTTTCGATTTGACTCAA is a genomic window of Quercus lobata isolate SW786 chromosome 2, ValleyOak3.0 Primary Assembly, whole genome shotgun sequence containing:
- the LOC115976729 gene encoding G-type lectin S-receptor-like serine/threonine-protein kinase SD2-5 isoform X1, producing MNMKRTHELLEAMTGNFIKELGGGGFGTVFEGTLIDGTKVAVKRLDGLSQIEKSFLAEVETIGRTHHLNLVRLIGFCAEKFHKLLVYEYMSNGSLDKWIFHKNIEMSLDWQHKKKITLDIARGITYLHEECRQKIVRMDIKPHNILLDENFNAKVSDFGLSKLVDHDQSQVVTTMRGTPGYMAPEWLSLVITEKVDVYSFGIVLLEILCGRRNFDRSQPEEAMHLIDLFKKKFKEDRLLDLVDKYSEDMHLHGEEVVNMMRVAAWCLQNDFTKRPSMSMVVKVFEGVMNVELDLDYFFSNAPLLNARAGVDNQEVHIVAATPLLPSILSGPR
- the LOC115976729 gene encoding G-type lectin S-receptor-like serine/threonine-protein kinase SD2-5 isoform X2 — its product is MQQFGSLLITQLTHWFLGKSGWQGSNSLVKEECFHSPSLVKGCFLISILILHKATFFIIQSKDEETKTYFNVKVYIKVQNIPPRQLQLEIILGSSLGSLLVLFLLIGIFAFLFWKKTNADEVEEYCLDHVLEMPTRYSYHDVQAMTGNFIKELGGGGFGTVFEGTLIDGTKVAVKRLDGLSQIEKSFLAEVETIGRTHHLNLVRLIGFCAEKFHKLLVYEYMSNGSLDKWIFHKNIEMSLDWQHKKKITLDIARGITYLHEECRQKIVRMDIKPHNILLDENFNAKVSDFGLSKLVDHDQSQVVTTMRGTPGYMAPEWLSLVITEKVDVYSFGIVLLEILCGRRNFDRSQPEEAMHLIDLFKKKFKEDRLLDLVDKYSEDMHLHGEEVVNMMRVAAWCLQNDFTKRPSMSMVVKVFEGVMNVELDLDYFFSNAPLLNARAGVDNQEVHIVAATPLLPSILSGPR